CTATTGAAGTGGAACGATAGAAGGTGCAGAGATATCGAAGTCGCGCAGTCTGAGCGGAACATTTCCGCTTGCCCCAAATCGCCAGGGAGCATTATTGCCCGGGATATTCGGGTAAAATCCGACTCTAAGCTGCAATGTATTGAGTGTGAGGTTCTCATTTCTGAGGCGCAAGCCGAGCCCGTAACCCTGGTAAAGCGGTCCATCCCACAATGAAGAAACTCCGTTGACTAAACCCAGGTCAGCAAACATGAAATAGGCAATACGAAATCCCAACAAACTTTTATCCGAGAAAAAAACCGTTTCCGTTCCTACTGTCAGACGTTTCGTGCCTATCAGCTGATCACTATTAATACCCCGAATGCCTTGCTCCCCGCTGATATTAAGGTAGTCGAGCGGGTCGCGGCGAACGCCGTGCGTGTAGCGGAATGTCAGAAATTGTCGGAAGAAGCTGTAACGGAAAGGTATCAGGTTGCTGATGTAGTTGAGCTGGCCACTGAGGACACCCTGCTGGGCTTTTCCGTTTTTGGAGTAAGTACCTACATTGGCAAGTGCATACATGTAGCCCAGATTGTGCGGGAGGTAATTGCCGGTAGCATATTGGACCCCGGCATAGCCCCTTGCACCAAATTGCGTGTTTTCCTGACCGATCGTCAATGCGAAGAGATGTCCGATCGGAACGTCCTCGGTTCTACCAAAGCCATAAATCAAAACGTCGCGTTTATAATTACGGTTGGAATAACCCAGACTGATCAGTGTAGCACTGCGGTTCCAGTAGATTTTGTTGAGATCCGGGGCCACCGGGGGCCGCTCTTCAAAATCATATTTACTGTGGCGGATTGCCGTAACGATCCGGGAATTCTTAGCGAGCTTGCTATTGGGAAAGGGAAATTTGAAAGACCGGCCAATCCAGGCGTCATAATACTTGTATTCAGTAGGATAGCGGATCTCGACCTCGGTATCATCCAGCTGCCTTTTATATTGCTGAACCTTCGTATGACCAATTTCCAGCGCACCTGCATATTTGGTTTCATTGGTCAGAAAGCGCCTGAAAAGGCGTATGGACTGTTCTTTCAGATCGCGCTCAAATATGAAATTAGCCCGGCCGGTGATGAAGGTTTTACCGATATAGGGGATCGTGTATATGGTCCGGAACTGAAATTTCTGCGTCGGGTCATTGGCGTCCCAGCGTATTCCCGTGCGTTGGGAATGCGTAGTGCCGCGTAAGTTGATATTCTCAACGGCCAGATTGAATTTATTAAAAGAACTGAATCCTCCTGCGAAATTGAGCGACCACGAATCCTGGACCAATACAACTACGTCGGCCATCCAGGTGACGTCGGTCCTCGGTACTACGATAATCCGCGCATCAAGAATTGTCCGGTTCTCCCTGAGTAAACGCTCGTTGTCTTTTAAAACCTGGGCCTGAATGTCATCACCTTCGGAAAACAGCAGAAAGGATTTTCGTATAATACTTTCTCTCGTGTTGGTGTGCAGTCTTTTACTGAGAAATCTTTGGAGACGGTTTCCCTTTCGCGTCGTATCGTATACTGACTCGCCTATAATGTCCAGCTGCCTGATGTGAATTTTGCGGATCACCATCCCTTCGTAGGGAGTGAAGGGGTTGGTTTCGATCGCTTTTACTTCGGTAGTCTTGCCCTGGTTATACACGTCCCTGAACAGTAATCTGTAAAGCGTCTTCGAAAATTTGGTTTTCGACATTCGCGCCTTCAGGTTCGTATATCTGATGCTATCCCTGCTGTAAACTGCCGCACTATCGGGGTTTTGGGCCGACGCAAAGGCAGAAAACAGTAAAAAAAGCAACAAATATTTACACATAGGGATAACCGGATTCCACTAAATAGAACTAACGTAATTGAAGGAGTCAAGGTATGCCGGAGGAATGTCGATATTAGTTGGCTTCCAGTATTGCCCGTGTCGTTTTTTCAAGATCGCTCGGGGCCGGGGCGTTTTTCATAGCAAATTTTCCATTTGGCTTGATAATGGAAAAAGTCGCTGCATCGAGCGGATTAAGCCGGAAAAGCAGGTCCATCATCTGATTGTTGTCCAGAAATACATGTACGCCTTTCAGTCGGTGCCGGATCACATATTGCCTGAGCAATGCTTCAGAAAATCCATATTCTTCTCCTGGAAGATGTACAAAAACGAATTCGATGTCTTCCGGCAAACGTGCCTGCAACATGGGGATATAGCCGAGCTCTTCCCGGCTTCGGGCATCCGCCATATTCCATTTGACAACGTAAATCCGGCTGCCTTTAAAACCTTCGATAATGCGGTTGATCCAGCTGGTCCCCCTGTCGTTGGACGCGGTCAGATAGTAATCGGGAAGCACTTCCGTGGGATCTGTTCTTACGTCTTTGAAATCAACGAGCTGCTTAATTTCGGTACTATCCTTCACTTCC
This Dyadobacter sp. UC 10 DNA region includes the following protein-coding sequences:
- a CDS encoding BamA/TamA family outer membrane protein, whose translation is MSKTKFSKTLYRLLFRDVYNQGKTTEVKAIETNPFTPYEGMVIRKIHIRQLDIIGESVYDTTRKGNRLQRFLSKRLHTNTRESIIRKSFLLFSEGDDIQAQVLKDNERLLRENRTILDARIIVVPRTDVTWMADVVVLVQDSWSLNFAGGFSSFNKFNLAVENINLRGTTHSQRTGIRWDANDPTQKFQFRTIYTIPYIGKTFITGRANFIFERDLKEQSIRLFRRFLTNETKYAGALEIGHTKVQQYKRQLDDTEVEIRYPTEYKYYDAWIGRSFKFPFPNSKLAKNSRIVTAIRHSKYDFEERPPVAPDLNKIYWNRSATLISLGYSNRNYKRDVLIYGFGRTEDVPIGHLFALTIGQENTQFGARGYAGVQYATGNYLPHNLGYMYALANVGTYSKNGKAQQGVLSGQLNYISNLIPFRYSFFRQFLTFRYTHGVRRDPLDYLNISGEQGIRGINSDQLIGTKRLTVGTETVFFSDKSLLGFRIAYFMFADLGLVNGVSSLWDGPLYQGYGLGLRLRNENLTLNTLQLRVGFYPNIPGNNAPWRFGASGNVPLRLRDFDISAPSIVPLQ